From Epinephelus lanceolatus isolate andai-2023 chromosome 2, ASM4190304v1, whole genome shotgun sequence, one genomic window encodes:
- the LOC117253768 gene encoding UDP-glucuronosyltransferase 2C1-like isoform X2 yields the protein MRLIHCCTALLLLVLIPRACQGGNILVFPIEGSHWINMDILLQALHARGHNITLLRSSKSWYIKDKASFYSTYTVQVERSLDQKFITELVSKVIKFDRGALPLMSFLHITVGMLGTFVEAHRAIAEYVSAMLDDQELMSILKDSKFDLVLTDPCWGGGVILAKYLNLPLVYNVRWLIAGEGHFAIAPSPLSYIPITGTGFTDKMTFFQRVKNVILHVITQTQSQMVIKLVYQELCDKYLGPDNEFNELMLDADIWLMRVDFVFEFPRPTMPNVVYMGGFQCKPAKSLPEHLEEFMQSSGEHGVILMSLGTFVSDLPADLTDYIAAAFAKLPQKVIWRHKGDRPASVGNNTLIVDWMPQNDLLGHPKMKLFVAHGGTNGVQEAIYHGVPVVGLPLFFDQYDNLLRLQERGAAKILSIKTVDQDDNFLRVIQEVLNEPSYTVNMQRLSRLHRDQPITPLENALFWIEFVIRHKGAAHLKAASYRMPWYSYHSVDVFLFLAGAVLLVLFTTVIFIRCLYTTMCKRKVKRD from the coding sequence ATGAGACTGATCCATTGCTGCactgctttgctgctgcttgtcCTCATTCCCAGAGCCTGTCAAGGTGGCAACATCTTGGTCTTTCCCATTGAGGGCAGCCACTGGATAAACATGGATATCCTACTTCAAGCTTTGCACGCAAGAGGACACAATATAACTCTTCTGCGTTCCAGCAAAAGCTGGTACATCAAGGATAAAGCCTCTTTTTACAGTACTTATACAGTTCAGGTGGAGCGGAGCTTAGATCAGAAGTTCATTACAGAACTCGTATCCAAGGTCATTAAATTTGACAGGGGGGCTCTTCCCTTGATGAGTTTTCTCCACATTACTGTAGGAATGTTGGGCACGTTTGTTGAAGCTCACAGGGCCATAGCTGAATATGTATCAGCAATGCTAGATGACCAAGAGTTGATGAGCATCCTGAAAGACAGCAAGTTTGACCTGGTACTCACCGACCCCTGCTGGGGCGGTGGAGTCATTTTGGCCAAATATTTGAACCTTCCTTTGGTTTATAATGTGCGGTGGCTAATAGCTGGAGAGGGTCATTTTGCCATTGCTCCTTCACCTTTATCATACATTCCTATAACAGGAACTGGATTCACTGATAAGATGACCTtttttcaaagggttaaaaatgTCATCTTGCATGTAATTACCCAAACACAAAGTCAAATGGTGATTAAGTTAGTATACCAGGAACTGTGTGACAAATATCTTGGGCCTGATAATGAATTTAATGAGTTAATGCTTGATGCAGACATTTGGCTGATGAGAGTGGACTTTGTGTTTGAGTTCCCTCGCCCCACCATGCCTAACGTTGTCTATATGGGGGGGTTCCAGTGTAAACCTGCAAAATCTCTCCCTGAACACCTGGAGGAGTTCATGCAGAGTTCTGGAGAGCATGGAGTTATCCTGATGTCTCTGGGGACATTTGTGAGTGACCTTCCTGCTGACCTAACAGACTACATCGCTGCAGCTTTTGCTAAATTACCACAGAAAGTCATCTGGAGACATAAAGGTGACAGACCAGCCAGTGTGGGCAACAACACTTTAATAGTAGACTGGATGCCACAGAATGACCTTTTAGGACATCCCAAGATGAAACTATTTGTGGCTCATGGAGGAACTAATGGAGTTCAAGAAGCTATTTATCACGGAGTCCCAGTTGTGGGTCTGCCCTTGTTTTTCGACCAATACGACAACCTGCTGCGTCTTCAAGAGAGAGGAGCCGCTAAGATTCTCTCCATCAAAACAGTGGACCAAGACGACAACTTCCTGAGGGTCATACAGGAAGTCCTGAATGAGCCCTCCTACACAGTGAACATGCAGAGACTCTCCAGGCTGCACAGAGATCAGCCAATAACACCACTGGAGAACGCCCTCTTCTGGATAGAGTTTGTCATcagacacaaaggagcagctcACCTGAAAGCAGCGTCCTACAGAATGCCCTGGTACTCCTACCACTctgttgatgtgtttttgttcctgGCTGGAGCTGTGCTGCTTGTGCTTTTCACCACTGTCATTTTCATCAGGTGTTTATATACTACAATGTGTAAACGTAAAGTGAAACGTGACTAA
- the LOC117253768 gene encoding UDP-glucuronosyltransferase 2C1-like isoform X1 — protein MKCFNIFLIWCIGCAFLQLENMRLIHCCTALLLLVLIPRACQGGNILVFPIEGSHWINMDILLQALHARGHNITLLRSSKSWYIKDKASFYSTYTVQVERSLDQKFITELVSKVIKFDRGALPLMSFLHITVGMLGTFVEAHRAIAEYVSAMLDDQELMSILKDSKFDLVLTDPCWGGGVILAKYLNLPLVYNVRWLIAGEGHFAIAPSPLSYIPITGTGFTDKMTFFQRVKNVILHVITQTQSQMVIKLVYQELCDKYLGPDNEFNELMLDADIWLMRVDFVFEFPRPTMPNVVYMGGFQCKPAKSLPEHLEEFMQSSGEHGVILMSLGTFVSDLPADLTDYIAAAFAKLPQKVIWRHKGDRPASVGNNTLIVDWMPQNDLLGHPKMKLFVAHGGTNGVQEAIYHGVPVVGLPLFFDQYDNLLRLQERGAAKILSIKTVDQDDNFLRVIQEVLNEPSYTVNMQRLSRLHRDQPITPLENALFWIEFVIRHKGAAHLKAASYRMPWYSYHSVDVFLFLAGAVLLVLFTTVIFIRCLYTTMCKRKVKRD, from the exons atgaaatgttttaacatttttcttATTTGGTGTATAGGCTGCGCATTTTTACAGTTGGAGAAT ATGAGACTGATCCATTGCTGCactgctttgctgctgcttgtcCTCATTCCCAGAGCCTGTCAAGGTGGCAACATCTTGGTCTTTCCCATTGAGGGCAGCCACTGGATAAACATGGATATCCTACTTCAAGCTTTGCACGCAAGAGGACACAATATAACTCTTCTGCGTTCCAGCAAAAGCTGGTACATCAAGGATAAAGCCTCTTTTTACAGTACTTATACAGTTCAGGTGGAGCGGAGCTTAGATCAGAAGTTCATTACAGAACTCGTATCCAAGGTCATTAAATTTGACAGGGGGGCTCTTCCCTTGATGAGTTTTCTCCACATTACTGTAGGAATGTTGGGCACGTTTGTTGAAGCTCACAGGGCCATAGCTGAATATGTATCAGCAATGCTAGATGACCAAGAGTTGATGAGCATCCTGAAAGACAGCAAGTTTGACCTGGTACTCACCGACCCCTGCTGGGGCGGTGGAGTCATTTTGGCCAAATATTTGAACCTTCCTTTGGTTTATAATGTGCGGTGGCTAATAGCTGGAGAGGGTCATTTTGCCATTGCTCCTTCACCTTTATCATACATTCCTATAACAGGAACTGGATTCACTGATAAGATGACCTtttttcaaagggttaaaaatgTCATCTTGCATGTAATTACCCAAACACAAAGTCAAATGGTGATTAAGTTAGTATACCAGGAACTGTGTGACAAATATCTTGGGCCTGATAATGAATTTAATGAGTTAATGCTTGATGCAGACATTTGGCTGATGAGAGTGGACTTTGTGTTTGAGTTCCCTCGCCCCACCATGCCTAACGTTGTCTATATGGGGGGGTTCCAGTGTAAACCTGCAAAATCTCTCCCTGAACACCTGGAGGAGTTCATGCAGAGTTCTGGAGAGCATGGAGTTATCCTGATGTCTCTGGGGACATTTGTGAGTGACCTTCCTGCTGACCTAACAGACTACATCGCTGCAGCTTTTGCTAAATTACCACAGAAAGTCATCTGGAGACATAAAGGTGACAGACCAGCCAGTGTGGGCAACAACACTTTAATAGTAGACTGGATGCCACAGAATGACCTTTTAGGACATCCCAAGATGAAACTATTTGTGGCTCATGGAGGAACTAATGGAGTTCAAGAAGCTATTTATCACGGAGTCCCAGTTGTGGGTCTGCCCTTGTTTTTCGACCAATACGACAACCTGCTGCGTCTTCAAGAGAGAGGAGCCGCTAAGATTCTCTCCATCAAAACAGTGGACCAAGACGACAACTTCCTGAGGGTCATACAGGAAGTCCTGAATGAGCCCTCCTACACAGTGAACATGCAGAGACTCTCCAGGCTGCACAGAGATCAGCCAATAACACCACTGGAGAACGCCCTCTTCTGGATAGAGTTTGTCATcagacacaaaggagcagctcACCTGAAAGCAGCGTCCTACAGAATGCCCTGGTACTCCTACCACTctgttgatgtgtttttgttcctgGCTGGAGCTGTGCTGCTTGTGCTTTTCACCACTGTCATTTTCATCAGGTGTTTATATACTACAATGTGTAAACGTAAAGTGAAACGTGACTAA
- the LOC117258450 gene encoding calcium homeostasis modulator protein 6 — protein sequence MESRQQWLTRLKNELSNSPLVSNVAFGFILMGLEKLVELEFECPCNPTWNGVFSSAFFIIPAVMAFTLMLIIQGCRCDTWCRKTVSLSSFVPAIVWLILLFLDGQYFACAMTDWEGRFVLVDKAAPQKWCEPISEGDVTPQELMLRSQQLFVFSQVIGIVLLIFICVGLVVYVIRESCQQEVEMQDSDVAELTVLRMSSLRTRTS from the exons ATGGAAAGTAGACAACAATGGCTTaccaggctgaaaaatgaacttaGCAACAGTCCTCTGGTATCAAATGTGGCTTTTGGCTTTATCCTCATGGGACTAGAGAAGTTGGTGGAGCTGGAGTTTGAGTGTCCTTGCAACCCTACATGGAACGGAGTGTTTTCATCAGCATTCTTCATCATTCCTGCCGTCATGGCCTTCACCTTGATGCTGATCATTCAAGGATGCAGATGTGATACGTGGTGCAGGAAAACTGTTTCCCTCTCCAGTTTCGTTCCTGCTATCGTGTGGCTCATTTTGTTGTTCCTCGATGGCCAATACTTTGCTTGTGCTATGACAGACTGGGAGGGTAGATTTGTACTAGTTGACAAGGCAGCTCCGCAGAAGTGGTGTGAGCCAATTAGTGAGGGAGATGTCACCCCACAAGAACTAATGCTCCgctcacagcagctgtttgttttttctcag GTTATAGGCATAGTCCTCCTCATTTTCATCTGTGTGGGTCTCGTAGTGTATGTAATCAGAGAAAGCTGCCAACAAGAGGTGGAGATGCAGGATTCAGATGTAGCCGAGCTCACCGTCCTCAGGATGAGCTCTCTACGGACCAGGACATCATGA